Proteins encoded together in one Camelina sativa cultivar DH55 chromosome 9, Cs, whole genome shotgun sequence window:
- the LOC104710759 gene encoding uncharacterized protein At5g39570-like, which yields MPYYTNDDDDVDDFADYDPTPYSGGYDITVTYGRSIPPSDETCYPLSSRAGDAFEYQRPNFSLNHDPPAYEDQALKTEYSSYSRPGPGGSDFGRKPNSGYGGRTEVEYGRKPDSGYGGRTEVEYGRKTESEHGSGYGGRIESGYMNPSHGGHKDGDDEGHKKHSGKDYDDEKSKKEKEKKKDKKKDGHISEDDEFKKKKEKEHYKKDHHDDDYDEKKKKKKDYGGDEDDEKKKKKNYHDDDDEKKKKKHYHDDDEKKKKKDHSYDDDDKKKKKHYDYDDDKKKKKDHKDYDDDKKKKKDKHHGHREYDD from the exons ATGCCGTATTACACCAACGACGACGATGACGTCGACGATTTCGCAGATTACGATCCGACACCGTATAGTGGAGGCTACGACATCACCGTAACGTACGGCCGTTCGATTCCGCCGTCCGACGAGACTTGTTACCCTCTCTCGTCTCGCGCCGGCGACGCGTTCGAGTATCAGCGGCCTAATTTTTCCTTAAACCACGATCCTCCTGCTTATGAAGACCAAGCTCTTAAGACCGAGTACAGTAGCTACTCCCGACCCGGACCCGGTGGATCTGATTTTGGCCGGAAACCTAATTCTGGATACGGCGGAAGAACGGAGGTTGAGTATGGCCGGAAACCTGATTCCGGATATGGAGGAAGAACGGAGGTTGAGTATGGCCGGAAAACTGAATCGGAGCATGGATCTGGCTATGGTGGGAGGATTGAGAGCGGTTACATGAATCCTAGCCACGGCGGTCACaaggatggtgatgatgaaggtCACAAAAAACAT AGTGGGAAGGATTATGATGATGAGAAGagcaagaaggagaaggagaagaagaaggataagaagaaaGATGGTCATATctctgaggatgatgagttcaagaagaagaaggagaaggagcatTACAAGAAGGACcatcatgatgatgattatgatgagaagaagaagaagaagaaagactatGGTggtgatgaggatgatgagaagaagaagaagaagaactatcatgatgatgatgatgagaagaagaagaagaagcactatcatgatgatgatgagaagaagaagaagaaggatcattcttatgatgatgatgataagaagaagaagaagcactatgattatgatgatgacaagaagaagaagaaggaccatAAGGACTATGAtgatgacaagaagaagaagaaggataagcACCACGGCCATCGTGAATACGATGACTAA
- the LOC104715124 gene encoding uncharacterized protein LOC104715124 translates to MLKHIRGQSNLKRRHAKWLEFVESFPYVIKYKKGKENMVADALSRRHALITTMDARVLGFESIKDAYAGDAEFGDCFQNHGKGIYTKFYLHEGFLFRGRRLCIPNGSIRELLVREAHSGGLSGHFGITKTLAVLREHFY, encoded by the coding sequence ATGTTGAAGCATATTCGCGGCCAAAGCAACTTGAAGAGGAGACACGCGAAGTGGTTGGAGTTCGTAGAGTCATTCCCTTACGTCATCAAGTACAAGAAGGGGAAAGAAAACATGGTGGCCGATGCTTTGTCAAGGAGGCACGCTCTCATCACCACCATGGACGCTCGtgtgttgggttttgaaagcatcaagGATGCATACGCTGGAGACGCTGAGTTTGGTGACTGTTTCCAGAACCATGGGAAGGGAATTTACACCAAATTCTATCTTCATGAAGGGTTTCTGTTCAGAGGGCGACGGCTCTGTATACCGAATGGTTCTATCCGAGAGTTGCTTGTTCGAGAAGCCCACAGCGGAGGCTTATCAGGTCATTTCGGCATCACTAAGACATTGGCCGTGCTTCGAGAGCACTTCTACTAG
- the LOC104715125 gene encoding uncharacterized protein LOC104715125 produces MVSFSVGLYKDQVLCDVVPMHASHLLFGRPWQFDKRTTHCGHTNQYFFVHDNKHICLKPLNPNQVHEMQAKLSKDSDDKNNFLVQYGDVRKSIRDSGQVLLMVFRDLLLTGLEGSIDDLPEVIRDVLRRFANVFPDELPEGLPPIRGIEHQINLVLGAQLPNRPAYRVNPEEAKELECQVAELMSQGYVRESLSPCVVPVLLVPKKDGSWRMCVDCRAVNNITIKYQHPIPRLDDMVDELSGASVFSKIDLKSGYQSSSHEGGR; encoded by the coding sequence ATGGTCTCATTTAGTGTCGGTCTGTATAAGGACCAAGTCCTATGCGACGTGGTGCCTATGCACGCTAGCCACCTCTTATTTGGgagaccatggcagtttgataagcgaACCACGCATTGCGGCCACACAAACCAATACTTCTTCGTCCATGACAATAAACACATTTGTTTGAAGCCATTGAACCCTAATCAAGTGCACGAAATGCAAGCAAAGTTGTCTAAGGACTCAGAtgataaaaataactttttagtTCAATATGGTGATGTTAGGAAGTCCATTAGGGACTCTGGCCAAGTGTTATTGATGGTCTTTCGAGATTTGTTGCTTACAGGCCTTGAAGGATCGATAGACGACCTACCGGAGGTGATACGCGACGTCCTTAGGCGCTTCGCCAACGTGTTTCCTGATGAACTCCCCGAAGGTCTACCACCAATCAGAGGCATTGAACACCAGATCAATCTTGTTCTGGGAGCACAGCTTCCTAACCGGCCAGCCTACCGAGTCAACCCCGAGGAGGCGAAGGAGCTCGAGTGCCAAGTAGCGGAGCTTATGTCACAAGGATACGTCCGGGAGAGTTTGAGCCCATGTGTCGTACCAGTCTTGCTCGTGCCTAAGAAGGATGGATCGTGGCGCATGTGTGTTGACTGTCGAGccgtcaacaacatcaccatcaagtaCCAACATCCCATCCCGAGGCTTGATGATATGGTCGATGAACTAAGTGGCGCCAgcgtcttctcaaagatcgacttGAAGAGTGGCTACCAATCAAGTTCGCATGAAGGAGGGCGATGA